One Phycisphaerae bacterium RAS2 DNA window includes the following coding sequences:
- a CDS encoding Heavy-metal-associated domain protein yields the protein MLQHVDSRLACGFAAALVFASGLACQGAGGRAASTFPADSPTLKMRVNGLSCPLCAHNIDQQLMHIPGVKSVFVDLGKGEVTVAVSDENPPDRERLSKAIADSGFSLVEIKSGVGLTATVCNACECRNCSCVAADPRCLSACHCG from the coding sequence ATGTTGCAGCACGTTGATTCTCGCTTGGCCTGCGGGTTTGCCGCGGCCCTGGTCTTCGCATCGGGCCTGGCATGCCAGGGCGCTGGCGGCAGAGCAGCTTCGACCTTCCCGGCCGATTCCCCAACCCTGAAGATGCGCGTCAACGGGCTCTCGTGCCCGCTCTGCGCCCACAACATCGACCAGCAACTGATGCACATCCCGGGTGTCAAATCGGTCTTTGTCGACCTGGGCAAGGGCGAGGTCACGGTCGCCGTCTCCGATGAGAATCCGCCCGATCGCGAGCGCCTCTCCAAGGCCATCGCGGACAGCGGCTTCAGCCTCGTTGAAATCAAGTCCGGCGTCGGCCTCACCGCGACGGTGTGCAACGCCTGTGAATGCAGGAACTGTTCATGCGTTGCCGCCGATCCTCGTTGTCTTTCGGCCTGCCACTGCGGCTAA
- the zraS_6 gene encoding Sensor protein ZraS: MSNTEHTEHLALTSPADLPRVLAELEHKLALLGRQVGSLQRLASLGTMSAMLAHEFNNLLTPLVSYSQYALSRDKPDELRAAVERTLRSAQRMSGLCGRIMGMASGSPDELTPVNIEQAAREAVECLGRELSRDGIALSIEAPAGLAVRAASGALQQVLFNIILNARQAMLEKGGRLMIRGRRESGRVAVEITDTGPGIAREHISHIFEPFFTTKGGPDADASADGRTDKGGLGLGLHVCKRLMEDMGGTIDVASAPGQGTTFTLHLPAA, encoded by the coding sequence ATGAGCAACACCGAGCATACAGAACACCTGGCGCTGACTTCTCCGGCCGACCTGCCGCGTGTGCTGGCAGAGCTGGAGCACAAGCTGGCCCTTCTGGGTCGCCAGGTCGGCAGCCTTCAACGGCTGGCGTCGCTCGGCACGATGTCTGCCATGCTCGCACATGAGTTCAACAACCTGCTCACGCCGCTAGTGAGCTACTCGCAGTACGCCTTGTCGCGCGATAAACCCGATGAGCTTCGCGCGGCCGTGGAGCGCACCTTGCGCTCGGCGCAGCGGATGAGCGGATTGTGCGGCCGGATCATGGGCATGGCGTCCGGCTCGCCGGATGAATTGACACCTGTCAATATCGAGCAGGCGGCGCGCGAGGCCGTGGAGTGCCTCGGGCGCGAGCTGTCGCGCGACGGGATCGCACTGTCGATCGAAGCGCCGGCGGGGCTTGCGGTTCGTGCGGCATCGGGTGCGCTGCAGCAGGTGCTGTTCAACATCATCCTCAACGCGCGGCAGGCAATGCTGGAAAAGGGCGGTCGCCTGATGATCCGCGGTCGGCGGGAGAGCGGTCGCGTGGCCGTGGAAATCACCGACACCGGCCCGGGCATCGCGCGCGAACACATCAGTCACATCTTCGAGCCGTTTTTCACGACCAAGGGAGGCCCCGACGCCGACGCGTCCGCTGATGGCCGCACCGACAAGGGCGGACTGGGTCTCGGGCTGCACGTCTGCAAGCGTCTGATGGAAGACATGGGCGGTACGATCGACGTCGCCAGCGCTCCGGGGCAGGGCACGACGTTTACGCTGCATTTGCCGGCGGCGTGA
- the sodA_2 gene encoding Superoxide dismutase [Mn], protein MAFSLAPLPYPHDALAPHIDAKTMEIHHGKHHNAYVTNLNKALEAHADLAAKPIEDILRNISQVPESVRQAVINNGGGHANHTLFWNIMGPNCGGTPSGDLGAAIASTFGSFDAFKEKVSTAGATRFGSGWAWLAVKDGKLEVFSTANQDSPYMTGHTPLMGIDVWEHAYYLNYQNRRPDYIAAWWNTVNWRKVDELFKAAKK, encoded by the coding sequence ATGGCATTTTCGCTTGCCCCGCTGCCCTACCCGCACGACGCCCTCGCCCCGCACATCGACGCCAAGACGATGGAGATTCATCACGGCAAGCATCACAACGCCTACGTCACGAACCTGAACAAGGCGCTGGAAGCTCACGCCGACCTCGCCGCCAAGCCGATTGAAGACATTTTGAGAAACATCAGTCAGGTGCCTGAGTCCGTGCGGCAGGCCGTCATCAACAACGGCGGCGGGCACGCCAATCACACCCTGTTCTGGAACATCATGGGGCCCAACTGCGGCGGCACGCCGTCGGGCGACCTCGGCGCGGCGATCGCCAGCACCTTCGGCAGTTTCGATGCTTTCAAGGAAAAGGTCTCGACCGCCGGCGCGACGCGCTTCGGCAGCGGCTGGGCCTGGCTCGCCGTGAAAGACGGCAAACTTGAAGTCTTCAGCACGGCCAATCAGGACTCGCCGTACATGACCGGTCACACGCCGCTGATGGGCATCGACGTGTGGGAGCACGCGTACTACCTGAACTACCAGAACCGCCGGCCCGACTACATCGCGGCGTGGTGGAACACGGTGAACTGGCGCAAGGTGGATGAGTTGTTCAAGGCCGCGAAGAAGTAG
- the salL gene encoding Adenosyl-chloride synthase: MSIITLTTDFGQADHYVACMKGVILQIEPRAQIVDVTHAIGPHDVVHGAFVLRQVAEHFPAGTIHVAVVDPGVGTTRRMIAARYEGHVILAPDNGLVSLVQRDFVLEELRSIENTRLFRPEVSTTFHGRDILAPVAGNLARGLPLDAVGPAIDQLEILNLEKATPLAGGGIEGQVLYVDRFGNLISNISAEELSVAFPAFEGLNVHVGPLRVGPLRGTYGDVAPGEIVALIGSTGMLEIAINQGHAAEQLRAGPGTVVVVR, from the coding sequence ATGTCGATCATCACACTCACGACCGACTTCGGACAGGCCGACCACTACGTCGCCTGCATGAAGGGCGTGATTCTTCAGATCGAGCCGCGCGCGCAGATCGTGGACGTGACGCACGCCATCGGGCCGCACGACGTGGTGCATGGGGCGTTTGTGCTGCGGCAGGTCGCGGAGCACTTTCCGGCCGGCACGATTCACGTCGCGGTGGTGGACCCCGGTGTCGGCACGACGCGGCGGATGATCGCGGCGCGGTATGAGGGGCATGTGATTCTCGCGCCGGACAACGGGCTGGTGTCGCTGGTGCAGCGCGATTTCGTGCTGGAAGAGCTGCGGTCGATTGAGAACACGCGGCTGTTTCGACCCGAAGTGAGCACGACGTTTCATGGGCGAGACATCCTTGCGCCGGTGGCGGGGAATCTGGCGCGCGGTCTGCCGCTCGATGCGGTCGGCCCGGCGATTGATCAGTTGGAGATTCTGAATCTGGAAAAGGCGACGCCGCTTGCCGGCGGGGGGATCGAGGGGCAGGTGTTGTACGTCGACCGGTTCGGCAATCTCATTTCCAACATCAGCGCGGAGGAATTGAGTGTCGCGTTTCCGGCATTCGAGGGGTTGAATGTGCACGTGGGGCCGCTGCGCGTCGGGCCGCTGCGCGGGACGTACGGTGATGTCGCGCCGGGGGAAATCGTTGCCCTGATCGGCTCGACCGGCATGTTAGAGATCGCCATCAACCAGGGCCACGCGGCGGAGCAGCTCCGCGCGGGACCGGGGACGGTGGTCGTCGTGCGTTAG
- the drrA_2 gene encoding Daunorubicin/doxorubicin resistance ATP-binding protein DrrA — protein MNRLDECGHTSLHSPNDTMAQIDVRQLGKTFRVPEREGGFQAAMRSFFRRKYKQVRAVDAVSFSVEQGEIVGFLGPNGAGKTTTLKMLSGLLHPTDGEARVLGFTPWERKTDYLRRISMLMGQRSQMQWDLPAMDSFLVHQAIYGLDPAQYKATLDELIELLELTPILKKQVRTLSLGERMKCEICVSLLHRPSVLFLDEPTIGVDITMQARIREFIRNYNRRHGATIILTSHYMADVAALCKRIIVIDHGRILFDGALADLSRKMAPYKVIKIDLERDANGYDFAAVGEVLSLESRKAIVKVPKERAAELTSRLLTDLPVQDVTIEDPPIEDVIARAFGQSKYSPAQTADSKKPTAQAVEKP, from the coding sequence ATGAACAGATTGGACGAGTGCGGCCATACGTCGCTACACTCTCCGAACGACACCATGGCGCAAATCGACGTGCGGCAACTCGGCAAGACCTTTCGCGTGCCCGAGCGGGAGGGGGGATTCCAGGCGGCGATGCGAAGCTTCTTCCGCCGCAAGTACAAGCAGGTCCGCGCCGTTGATGCCGTCAGCTTTTCCGTTGAGCAGGGCGAAATCGTCGGCTTTCTTGGGCCGAACGGCGCCGGCAAGACCACGACGCTCAAAATGCTCTCCGGCCTGCTTCACCCCACCGACGGCGAGGCCCGCGTGCTGGGTTTCACGCCGTGGGAGCGCAAGACCGATTACCTGCGCCGAATCAGCATGCTCATGGGCCAGCGCTCCCAGATGCAATGGGACCTTCCCGCGATGGACTCGTTCCTCGTCCATCAGGCAATCTACGGCCTGGACCCGGCGCAGTACAAAGCCACGCTCGATGAGCTGATCGAGCTGCTCGAACTCACGCCGATCCTCAAGAAGCAGGTGCGCACCCTCTCGCTCGGCGAGCGCATGAAATGCGAGATCTGCGTCTCGTTGCTGCATCGCCCGTCGGTTCTCTTTCTCGACGAGCCGACGATCGGCGTGGACATCACCATGCAGGCGCGGATTCGCGAGTTCATTCGCAACTACAATCGCCGCCACGGCGCGACGATCATCCTCACCAGTCACTACATGGCCGACGTCGCCGCCCTGTGCAAGCGCATCATCGTCATCGACCACGGGCGCATTCTCTTCGACGGCGCGCTGGCCGACCTCTCGCGCAAGATGGCGCCCTACAAGGTTATCAAGATCGACCTAGAGCGCGATGCCAACGGCTACGACTTCGCAGCCGTCGGCGAGGTGCTCTCGCTCGAATCCCGCAAAGCCATCGTGAAAGTGCCCAAAGAGCGCGCCGCCGAACTCACGAGCCGCCTGCTCACCGATCTGCCCGTGCAGGACGTGACCATCGAAGACCCGCCCATTGAAGATGTCATCGCCCGCGCGTTCGGTCAATCCAAATACTCGCCCGCGCAAACAGCTGATTCCAAAAAGCCGACCGCGCAAGCGGTCGAGAAGCCGTAG
- a CDS encoding Stage II sporulation protein E (SpoIIE), which translates to MRLLILENSQLRRTLKAGPGDLAIGSSTECFVHLPDARISPRQAALSQDEDGAWWLDVLDSGSVPTSLNRAVQKGRAKLRHADEIGLGNWCIRLMMESEASREEMLRQRMLAVTKQHGEGLPLSTIVYRGEHPITLPREQIEQMAILALRLSSMETVKDMLTPILRAVLRDFSGRRAWIGVRAPDQREFQWMSGLAAGGQVCDRPAFSAGMQTRVLTNGHYLCCPDAPQHGIRSAMAAPLASASGTIGMLYVENDAGDLPFGDSHLHGLIAVASCVAIPLENAIRRTLARRQTAASVEGTLTRVTQDLLTPKALPRWPELHVAAYRHMGAARCCDLWDVVQLPDKTAALLVARVGMSGLSVPRFLTEVRSAFRIAALHNEPPNILCRALNWLVHDGEEKYCIDLACAWIAPATGLVQFCAAGPGALVGRLDDDGGVTWVGLSHGEPIGRQRGSAYEVEKFTLEPQQSLLLATDGVSLAKNQEGAALGRTGLQEIIEDCAGNAPGQVLSEFASELTDYVSGGSCPDDVTVLLAKRIG; encoded by the coding sequence ATGCGACTGCTGATTCTCGAAAACAGCCAGCTACGCCGGACGCTCAAGGCCGGTCCGGGGGACCTTGCCATCGGTTCGTCGACCGAGTGCTTTGTTCATCTGCCCGATGCGCGAATCAGCCCGCGGCAGGCGGCGCTGTCGCAGGATGAAGACGGCGCTTGGTGGCTCGACGTGCTGGACAGCGGCAGCGTGCCGACCAGCCTCAACCGGGCCGTGCAGAAGGGCCGCGCCAAGCTGCGCCACGCCGACGAGATCGGCCTGGGGAACTGGTGCATCCGGCTGATGATGGAGTCCGAAGCGTCGCGCGAGGAGATGCTTCGGCAGCGCATGCTCGCCGTCACGAAGCAGCACGGCGAAGGGCTTCCGTTATCTACCATCGTCTATCGCGGCGAGCACCCCATCACCCTGCCGCGCGAGCAGATCGAGCAGATGGCGATACTCGCCCTGCGCCTGTCGAGCATGGAAACGGTCAAAGACATGCTCACGCCTATCCTGCGGGCCGTGCTGCGCGATTTCTCCGGCCGCCGCGCCTGGATCGGCGTCCGCGCGCCCGACCAGCGCGAGTTCCAGTGGATGAGCGGCCTCGCCGCCGGCGGGCAGGTCTGCGACCGGCCGGCCTTTTCCGCCGGGATGCAGACACGCGTCTTGACCAACGGCCATTACCTCTGCTGCCCCGACGCGCCACAGCACGGCATTCGCTCGGCGATGGCCGCCCCGCTCGCGTCTGCCTCGGGCACGATCGGCATGCTTTATGTTGAGAACGATGCGGGCGATCTGCCCTTCGGCGATTCGCATCTGCACGGCCTGATCGCCGTGGCGTCGTGCGTGGCCATTCCGCTCGAGAACGCGATTCGCCGCACGCTGGCCCGCCGTCAGACCGCCGCCAGCGTCGAAGGCACGCTCACGCGCGTGACCCAGGATCTGCTGACGCCCAAGGCCCTGCCGCGCTGGCCCGAGCTGCATGTCGCCGCCTATCGCCACATGGGCGCGGCGCGCTGCTGCGACCTGTGGGACGTGGTGCAACTGCCAGACAAAACCGCGGCGCTGCTGGTGGCGCGCGTGGGCATGAGCGGCTTGAGCGTGCCGCGATTTCTCACCGAGGTGCGCAGCGCGTTTCGCATTGCCGCGCTTCACAACGAGCCGCCGAACATCCTCTGCCGCGCCCTCAACTGGCTCGTACACGATGGGGAGGAGAAGTACTGCATCGACCTCGCCTGCGCATGGATCGCGCCGGCGACCGGGCTGGTGCAGTTCTGCGCGGCAGGTCCGGGCGCGCTGGTCGGCCGACTCGATGACGACGGCGGCGTGACGTGGGTGGGACTCTCGCATGGCGAGCCAATCGGCCGGCAGCGCGGCAGCGCGTACGAAGTGGAGAAGTTTACGCTTGAGCCGCAGCAGTCGCTGCTGCTGGCGACGGACGGCGTGAGCCTTGCGAAGAATCAGGAAGGTGCTGCCCTTGGCCGAACCGGATTGCAGGAGATCATCGAGGACTGCGCGGGCAACGCGCCGGGGCAGGTGTTGAGTGAATTCGCCAGCGAACTGACGGACTACGTGAGCGGCGGAAGTTGCCCGGATGATGTGACGGTGCTGTTGGCAAAGCGGATTGGGTGA
- the msbA gene encoding Lipid A export ATP-binding/permease protein MsbA codes for MALAGPSATRAATAGQGTSQRLRRIWRYAWSQKRYLVPGCLCVVIVAATYSVNIMALLPTIHLIAGQQGVPSWIHQGIAERRLNAVFDFDAAAGEVRVAKRPSNALLPQTIKRNFVLTQVDAAGSTPGKLFSALAYLEDGREVALTFLDRDKQAVTVRVSPEPLKISDWWLRRGAALLPQGSSADDRLDTLKIIVTIVVLISVIGGVSRFFAEYLIALTAACVVLMLRKRMYYRVLRLPVSKFATHGVSDLVSRFVQDSQDIYRGLNFLFAKSLREPLKAIFVFCVALVIDWRLTLITAVAAPAGGYLIRRLGKMIRKANKRLLENYGRMLSALQGTLTGIRVVKGYTMETFERQRLHLLDKQMLRQQMKIERIDALSSPLFEFVGQIVAALAILYFANQMLNGLMEFSKFATLAACMAGMFDPVRKMSSFYNRFQTANAAMDRVFEIIDMPDEVSPGPSKPIPAPPFSDRIEFRDVTYTYPGATSPALNSINLAIRRGERVAFVGPNGSGKTTLLSLLMRFFEQQEGAILIDGRDLRDLSIASLRRQMSLLTQDTVIFADTIAHNIAYGDGRLLRKLILRQRHPERRYDFAGQEERIVAAAKAAYADEFIREKPQGYDSYVGEHGVTLSGGQKQRIAIARAILRNAPIFIFDEATSQVDSESEQKIHDAVEHFLEGRTALIIAHRFSTILQADRIVVMDRGRIVDSGRHEELIRRCRLYQSLYGTQIIEDAPVTDVPATAPTA; via the coding sequence ATGGCACTAGCCGGACCTTCTGCGACGAGAGCGGCCACCGCCGGCCAGGGAACCTCCCAGCGGCTGCGTCGAATCTGGCGGTACGCCTGGTCGCAGAAGCGCTACCTTGTGCCGGGCTGCTTGTGCGTCGTCATCGTCGCGGCGACGTACTCCGTCAACATCATGGCGCTGCTGCCGACGATTCACTTGATCGCCGGTCAGCAGGGTGTGCCGTCGTGGATTCACCAGGGCATCGCCGAGAGGCGGCTCAACGCGGTTTTTGATTTCGACGCCGCCGCTGGCGAAGTGCGCGTGGCGAAGCGGCCTTCCAATGCGCTGCTGCCGCAGACGATCAAGCGTAATTTCGTGCTCACGCAGGTTGATGCCGCCGGCTCGACGCCGGGCAAGTTGTTCAGCGCGCTGGCGTATCTGGAAGACGGGCGCGAAGTCGCCCTGACGTTTCTCGATCGTGATAAACAGGCGGTGACCGTGCGCGTGTCGCCCGAGCCGCTGAAGATCTCGGATTGGTGGCTGCGGCGAGGGGCGGCGCTGCTTCCGCAAGGCTCGTCGGCGGACGATCGGCTCGACACGCTGAAGATCATCGTAACGATCGTCGTGTTGATATCAGTCATCGGCGGCGTGTCGCGCTTCTTCGCAGAGTATCTCATCGCGCTGACGGCGGCATGCGTTGTATTGATGCTGCGCAAGCGCATGTACTACCGTGTGCTTCGGCTGCCGGTGTCGAAATTCGCCACACACGGCGTCAGCGACCTGGTCAGTCGCTTTGTGCAGGACAGTCAGGACATCTACCGCGGGTTGAATTTCCTCTTCGCCAAGAGCCTGCGCGAACCGCTCAAGGCGATCTTCGTGTTCTGCGTCGCGCTGGTCATCGACTGGCGGCTGACGCTCATTACGGCCGTCGCCGCGCCGGCCGGCGGCTATCTCATTCGCCGGCTCGGCAAGATGATCCGCAAGGCCAACAAGCGGCTGCTGGAGAATTACGGCCGCATGTTGTCCGCCCTTCAGGGCACGCTGACGGGCATCCGCGTCGTGAAGGGCTACACGATGGAGACCTTCGAGCGGCAGCGGCTGCATCTGCTGGACAAGCAAATGCTCCGGCAGCAGATGAAGATCGAGCGGATCGACGCGCTCTCCAGTCCGCTGTTCGAGTTCGTCGGGCAGATTGTCGCGGCCCTGGCGATCCTTTACTTCGCCAACCAGATGCTCAACGGCCTGATGGAGTTTTCCAAGTTCGCCACGCTGGCGGCCTGCATGGCCGGCATGTTTGACCCTGTTCGCAAAATGTCTTCATTTTACAACCGCTTCCAGACGGCCAACGCCGCGATGGATCGCGTGTTCGAAATCATCGACATGCCCGACGAAGTATCTCCCGGTCCGAGCAAGCCGATCCCCGCGCCGCCGTTCAGCGATCGCATCGAGTTTCGTGACGTGACGTACACCTACCCCGGTGCGACGTCGCCCGCGTTGAACAGCATCAACCTGGCGATTCGGCGGGGCGAGCGGGTGGCGTTTGTCGGGCCGAACGGCTCGGGCAAGACGACGCTGCTAAGCCTTCTCATGCGATTCTTCGAGCAGCAGGAGGGGGCGATACTCATTGACGGGCGCGACCTGCGCGACTTGTCCATTGCATCGCTGCGCCGGCAGATGAGCCTGCTCACACAGGACACGGTCATCTTCGCCGACACGATCGCCCACAACATCGCCTATGGCGATGGGCGTCTGCTTCGCAAGTTGATCCTGCGTCAGCGCCACCCCGAGCGCCGATACGACTTCGCCGGGCAGGAGGAGCGCATCGTCGCCGCGGCGAAGGCGGCCTACGCCGATGAGTTCATTCGTGAGAAGCCGCAGGGTTACGATTCATACGTCGGCGAGCACGGCGTGACACTCTCCGGCGGGCAGAAACAACGCATTGCCATCGCCCGCGCCATTCTTCGCAACGCGCCGATCTTCATCTTTGACGAAGCCACCAGCCAGGTCGATTCCGAGAGCGAACAGAAAATTCACGACGCGGTCGAGCATTTCCTCGAGGGCCGCACCGCACTCATCATCGCGCACCGCTTCTCGACCATTCTTCAGGCCGATCGAATTGTCGTGATGGATCGCGGGCGAATCGTGGACAGCGGCCGGCACGAAGAATTGATCCGGCGTTGCAGGCTGTATCAATCGCTTTACGGCACACAGATCATCGAGGACGCTCCGGTGACCGACGTCCCGGCGACGGCCCCGACTGCTTAG
- the algC_2 gene encoding Phosphomannomutase/phosphoglucomutase: MTLMMSVSGVRGIVGQTMTPTLATELACAFGADLGGGRVVLARDSRPSGEMIRAAFTAGLLASGCTVIDLGVVTTPSAALMIGELGAVAGVVITASHNPIEWNGIKLLCQRGHALPAADAQRVYDRYHAKKFALRDATGCGRLERDLSTNDRHVARVLTLLNVDAIRACHFHVVLDSVNGAGGEGGRRLLETLGCKVTHLNAEPTGRFAHTPEPTAENLTGLCDAVKQAGADLGFAQDPDADRLAVVDDKGRYIGEEYTFALAAKEVFSTRPGPAAANLSTSRMIDDLAAQAGGGSIVHRTAVGEANVAGAVLDKHCVIGGEGNGGVIDPRVVAVRDSFTGIGLVLNLLARTGQRLSAIVDAMPRYVMVKKKLELPAAQIAPWLERVRAAAKDARVDTCDGVRIDWPQGWVHVRPSNTEPIARVIAEASDEATANELAQRVMALQ, from the coding sequence ATGACCCTCATGATGAGCGTTTCAGGTGTACGCGGCATCGTCGGACAGACGATGACGCCCACGCTGGCCACGGAACTTGCTTGTGCCTTCGGCGCCGACCTTGGCGGCGGGCGGGTCGTTCTCGCGCGCGACTCGCGGCCCAGCGGCGAGATGATTCGCGCGGCCTTCACCGCGGGCCTGCTCGCGTCGGGTTGCACGGTCATCGACCTCGGCGTCGTTACGACCCCCAGCGCCGCCCTGATGATCGGCGAGTTGGGCGCCGTCGCCGGCGTGGTCATCACCGCCAGCCACAATCCCATTGAATGGAACGGCATCAAGCTGTTGTGTCAGCGCGGCCACGCCCTGCCTGCCGCAGACGCTCAGCGCGTTTACGATCGATACCACGCGAAGAAGTTTGCACTCCGCGACGCAACCGGCTGCGGTCGACTGGAACGCGATCTCTCCACGAACGACCGGCACGTGGCCAGAGTCCTGACGCTGCTCAACGTCGACGCGATCCGCGCGTGCCACTTTCACGTTGTTCTGGACAGCGTCAACGGCGCGGGCGGCGAAGGAGGCCGACGCCTGCTGGAGACGCTCGGCTGCAAGGTCACGCACCTGAACGCCGAACCGACCGGCCGATTCGCCCACACCCCCGAGCCGACAGCCGAAAACCTGACCGGGCTGTGCGATGCGGTGAAGCAAGCTGGGGCCGATCTGGGGTTCGCGCAAGACCCGGACGCCGACCGGCTTGCCGTGGTTGATGACAAAGGGCGCTACATCGGCGAGGAATACACCTTCGCCCTCGCGGCGAAGGAAGTATTTTCGACGCGACCCGGCCCCGCGGCCGCCAACCTCTCCACCTCGCGCATGATTGACGACCTCGCGGCGCAGGCCGGCGGCGGGTCCATCGTGCACCGCACGGCGGTCGGCGAGGCCAATGTCGCCGGCGCGGTGCTGGACAAACACTGCGTCATCGGCGGCGAGGGCAATGGCGGCGTGATCGATCCGCGCGTCGTCGCCGTGCGCGACAGCTTCACCGGCATAGGCCTCGTGCTGAACCTGCTCGCGCGCACCGGCCAAAGGCTGTCGGCCATTGTTGACGCCATGCCGCGCTACGTGATGGTCAAAAAGAAACTGGAGCTGCCTGCCGCGCAGATCGCTCCATGGCTGGAACGCGTGCGCGCCGCTGCAAAGGACGCTCGTGTCGATACCTGCGATGGCGTGCGAATCGACTGGCCGCAGGGCTGGGTGCATGTTCGGCCGAGCAACACCGAGCCGATCGCCCGCGTCATTGCTGAAGCATCCGACGAAGCCACGGCGAACGAACTGGCCCAGCGCGTGATGGCGCTCCAATGA